From the genome of Desulfitobacterium chlororespirans DSM 11544:
GGCGAGGGTTTCGCCCAAGCCGCCTTCCACAGAGAATGACTCAGCGGCGCAGGTGCACCTTTCGGAGCGGAGGGCTTGAGCGTTAGTTTTGTCCGCGCAGCTTATGGAGCGACCGGTGTAAATCAAAATCCTGGAGACCAGCTTTCAAATCATCTTTCCGGAGCAACATGTAATGCCCCAAGAAACTTTGGGAAATGCTAAGAAAACCCTTTAAAAAACCCTTAAGCTAAAATAACAATTTTCAGATACAGATTTTTGCCGAATTGTGGAGTATAATTAATCAATGTGCATATGAAAGCTTGCAAATTTAAACCAGGAGGTTATTATAATGCAAACCTTTAAAGTTCCTGTAGGAATTTCCAATCGCCATGTTCATCTCTCTGAAGAACATATTGAAATTTTATTTGGTGCCGGACATCAGTTGACCCGGACCAAGGATTTATCCCAGCCCGGTCAATTCGCCTGTGAAGAAACGGTAACCCTGGTGGGGCCCAAGGGCACCATGGCCAATATCCGGGTGCTGGGACCTGCCCGCAAAGCAACCCAGGTGGAACTGGCAGCCACGGATACCTTTAAGCTTGGCGTCAAACCCCCGGTCCGGGATTCGGGAGATCTCTCCGGAACACCTGGTTTGGAGCTGGTAGGCCCTGCCGGAAAAGTTCAGGTTGAAGCCGGGACCATTATTGCAGCCCGTCATATTCATATGACTCCGGAAGATGCTGAAAAATACTGTTTAAAAGATGGAGATCATGTCAAGGTCCAAGTCACCGGACCACGGGCCGGTGTCTTTGAACGGGTATTGATTCGGGTTAACCCCAATTATGCTCTGGATATGCATGTGGATACGGACGAAGGCAATGCCTTTGGCTTAAAAAATGGGGATTTGCTGGACGTTATTATCGAGTAATAATTCACTCGGCATCCCCATTGGTAATGAGGCAATGGGGATGCTGTACGTATACTATCCGATGTGAACAACGTTACTGCGCATTCTCTGGGAACCTCATGCCTGAAATATGCCGCCTTTTTTCTCCGACTAATAAAATAAACCTGTCACAGGAAGAAGAGTTTCTTGTCCTGGGACGGGTTTTTTTACAATAAAACGCTATGCGTTCCGGTTCCGCCGGAGCGATGCTCATTAATGACGCTTTCCGGTGGTCGTGTATGAAGCGGAAATAGAGAATCCTTTGCTTGCAAACCGCGCCCCGGAAGGAAACTCGTTCTGCTGATCACGCATGGCGAGGAGCTGGTGAAGAGGTGCTGCACGCATCTTTACCGGCTCGGGGGATGACGGACCTTCGTCTTTTTTACAACATGAAATCCGCATACATCATCGCCGTCGGCCAGCGTTTGGGTGCGAATCAGATTCGCTCCCATTTGGTCATAGGTAATGAAATCAATGTTACAGATATATTTTACGAGAGCAAAGCAGTCTTCGCGTTTTCCAAGCTCGCATATGGCGCACTGACGAAACGTGGTGATGTGCTCGTCCGGACCTTTTATTTCATGTGTAAATACCCAATCCGTACTGTATTCCCGTTTCTGCGAACGCTCTGCGGCGATGGTTTTTTGGCGCATCATTTTTTCGGAAAAGGCGTCCTTTTGGGAATAGGATTTGAGCAAGAACGGTGTATGTGCCGCATGAACTGTCATTTCCCCGAACATTTGCTCGCTGATGGCGCCGTTCGCTGCCTTATAAACCGCAAAAAACATCGCAGCCATGATAAGACCTGAGCGGAAAATGTTATCCTTACCGCCCACCGAAGGGGTTCTGAGCAGCATTTCCCGATATTCCTTCTTCGCTTTTCTGCGGAGCGAAGCTGTTTTTTCTTTTCCCAGGCTGCCGGTAAGATAGCCGAAAACCCTTTTACTAAACATAAGAAACAAAATTCTTGCCTGCATATCATAGGTGAAGGTTTCTTTCATTGCCGTTCCTCTCCTCTCCTCATCTCACGTTAATGAAGCGCCAGTCCGTTGACAAAAATCCTTCCTTTGCGCTCCCTGCCGGAAAGCTTGTCGCCGGCTTCCCCCGGCAGGGCCTGACATAGGACAGAATGCAGCCTATAACACCGTTTTTTCAGTTGTTCTTCTCCTTTAGAGTTGGATTTTGGTTAGGGGAGACTAACTTTTGTGTTAAAAAATTTTGGGGTTTTCGGACGCGTCTTTAAGGTTCAAAACCCTAAAACAGCTTGCCAGTTAAAAAATTTGGTAATGATGCTGCAATGGTGCAGCGCTTTTTCTTTGGAAAAATCATGGATGATCGTTTCGAACAGGGTGGACCAATATGCCGTCAGGAGGATGTGGAGCTCATCTTCGTCAATGCGGATTTTTGTAAGCCCCCGGGCAAAGGCTTCTTCCACAAAGGCCAGGGTATGTTTGGTGTTCTCAGCTACAAAATCATTCAAAAAATTCGCATATACGGAGCCTGCGGAGCAGCACAAAAGAAGCTTAAAGCCGTCATACCTGGAGTAAAGAAACTCGATCCACCTTTGGTGGGTTGCTTCCGACATATCCCACACCGCCTGCATTTCTTCCCGTTCCAGGTGTTCATAATTACTCTGTTCCACGGCTTCGCTTAAGACGTTGATGTCCTTCAGAGTAGGTTCCAGTACGGCCGCGAACAATTCCTCCTTTCCGGAAAATCTTTTGTACAGAGCGCCGGTGGTGACGCCGGCTTTTTGGCATATTTCCCGCAAGGATGCCTCGGCAAATCCCTTTCGCAAAAACTCTTCTTTCGCGCTGACCAATATCTTAGGATCAATGCTGCAATCGGGTAATGACATGACATCCCTCCCACGCTGATAACGTTGTTATTGATAACGACGTTATCAGTATAGTGCAATCCTTTTTTCTTGTCAAGAGATACGCCTGTTTCTGCAATTGCCGCCGATGTGGATGTGTCAACCTGGCGAAGTAACAAAGTGCGAAAGCAGTCTTTGGGGACTTTCTTTACGATAAGTCCGAAAAGTGAAGATTGGTTTAGGCTAAGAAAATAGTGTATTATATAAGAGATTTAAAATATAACAGATTTAACAATAAAAGCGTCAGTAAGACGAGGGGTTTTATGGATAAGGGGGATGGCAATGCCCAAGGAAGAAAAGCTCAAAGTCGCCGTGGTGGGAGGGGGAGCAGCAGGTCTTTTGGCAGCGGTGATCGCCAGGCGGGAAGGGGCAGAGGTTAGGATATTGGAAAGGAATCAACGGGTCGGCAAGAAAATCCTGACCACAGGCAATGGGCGCTGCAACCTGACGAATACGGATTTGCATTTATCCCATTACCATGGCCAAAATCCTAAATTTGCTTATAGTGCTTTACAAGCTTTTGATAATCATCGGGCCATCGACTTTTTTGAGGAGCTGGGTATCACTCATAAAGTTGAAGAAGAAGGCAAAATCTTTCCTTTTTCCAATCAAGCCTCCAGTGTCCTGGATGTTCTGCGTTATGAAGTGGAGCACTTGGGGATCGAGACGATGCTCGAAGCCGAAGTGAAAGAGATTTGTAAAGTGAGCCAAGGCTTTGAATTGGCGGCGAAGGATGGCAAGAAGTATTTTGCTCATCGCGTTATTCTGGCTGCCGGAGGTAAGGCCGCTCCCAATCTGGGTACTAATGGCAGTGGGTATGCATTGGCCGAAAAACTGGGACATCGCCTGGTGGAACCTTTCCCGGCTTTGGTCCAACTTAAGCTGGAGTCGCCCTTCCTCAAACAGATTAAAGGCATCAAATTCGATGGCGGGGCGCAAGTGCTGGTCAAGGGAAAAACTTTGGCCAAAGCCCAAGGGGAAATCCTATTTACGGAGTATGGGATTTCCGGTCCGCCGATTTTCCAATTAAGCCGGACGGCTGCCGAAAAACTGCGGATGCAGAATGCGGTTTGGCTTAAGGTGGTGCTGCTCCCCGTTTGGTCCAGGGAAAAGCTTGAGCAGTATCTAAGCAAGCGCTGGGAGGAGGCTCCGGAAAAGAGCGTGCATTTCAGCTTTGTCGGCTTTATCAATAAGCAGTTAGTTCCCGTGCTCCTCAAACAGTCCGGCATTGAAGATATTAACAAGCCGGTCGCTGCTTTGACCGCCCGGGAAAAGGCAGGTATTCTGAACCTGCTTCAAGACTGGCGTTTCCAGGTCATCGGCACCAACAGCTGGACGGCTGCTCAGGTCACGGCCGGAGGCCTTGATGTTCGTGATATCAACCCCAGGACCATGGAATCTCTGCTGGTGCCGGGACTTTATTTTGCCGGCGAGATCCTGGATATTGATGGAGACTGCGGAGGCTATAACCTGCAATGGGCCTGGTCTTCAGGCTATGTGGCGGGCAAGAGTGCTGCCGACGGATGATGAAATGATTAGAGAGGCGGTGTGGAAAGATGATTTTAAAATCCATTGCCAATCCTGATGTTTATAAATTTATGGATACAGATCAAGAGCCGGTCTATCATGGTGC
Proteins encoded in this window:
- the pduL gene encoding phosphate propanoyltransferase, with product MQTFKVPVGISNRHVHLSEEHIEILFGAGHQLTRTKDLSQPGQFACEETVTLVGPKGTMANIRVLGPARKATQVELAATDTFKLGVKPPVRDSGDLSGTPGLELVGPAGKVQVEAGTIIAARHIHMTPEDAEKYCLKDGDHVKVQVTGPRAGVFERVLIRVNPNYALDMHVDTDEGNAFGLKNGDLLDVIIE
- a CDS encoding L-2-amino-thiazoline-4-carboxylic acid hydrolase, with translation MKETFTYDMQARILFLMFSKRVFGYLTGSLGKEKTASLRRKAKKEYREMLLRTPSVGGKDNIFRSGLIMAAMFFAVYKAANGAISEQMFGEMTVHAAHTPFLLKSYSQKDAFSEKMMRQKTIAAERSQKREYSTDWVFTHEIKGPDEHITTFRQCAICELGKREDCFALVKYICNIDFITYDQMGANLIRTQTLADGDDVCGFHVVKKTKVRHPPSR
- a CDS encoding TetR/AcrR family transcriptional regulator, yielding MSLPDCSIDPKILVSAKEEFLRKGFAEASLREICQKAGVTTGALYKRFSGKEELFAAVLEPTLKDINVLSEAVEQSNYEHLEREEMQAVWDMSEATHQRWIEFLYSRYDGFKLLLCCSAGSVYANFLNDFVAENTKHTLAFVEEAFARGLTKIRIDEDELHILLTAYWSTLFETIIHDFSKEKALHHCSIITKFFNWQAVLGF
- a CDS encoding NAD(P)/FAD-dependent oxidoreductase gives rise to the protein MAMPKEEKLKVAVVGGGAAGLLAAVIARREGAEVRILERNQRVGKKILTTGNGRCNLTNTDLHLSHYHGQNPKFAYSALQAFDNHRAIDFFEELGITHKVEEEGKIFPFSNQASSVLDVLRYEVEHLGIETMLEAEVKEICKVSQGFELAAKDGKKYFAHRVILAAGGKAAPNLGTNGSGYALAEKLGHRLVEPFPALVQLKLESPFLKQIKGIKFDGGAQVLVKGKTLAKAQGEILFTEYGISGPPIFQLSRTAAEKLRMQNAVWLKVVLLPVWSREKLEQYLSKRWEEAPEKSVHFSFVGFINKQLVPVLLKQSGIEDINKPVAALTAREKAGILNLLQDWRFQVIGTNSWTAAQVTAGGLDVRDINPRTMESLLVPGLYFAGEILDIDGDCGGYNLQWAWSSGYVAGKSAADG